AGACATAGATCTCGGTGCCCCGCCATTTGACCGCGCCGTTCTGGCGCACGCCGCGCACCGCTGCCTCGGTCGGATAATCGGGTTCAGGGGCTGTCTTCGGCATCGGTCGGGTCGAGGGGCGGTAATGCTGTGCCGGGGTGTCCATGCCCAGCGCCTCGTGCGGACGCTCCTCATTGTAGCTGCGCCGGAAGTTCTCGAAGGCCCTGGCTTGAGCCGCTTTGTCAGCCTTCGGTGCATCGGCCATCGGCAGCATGGTCAGATGGAAACGCTCATGGCGCCCGTTCTGCTGCGGCTTGCCTGGCTGGATGCGCTCCAGGGCGATGCCGAGCTTAATGAAGCGCACTGCCAGCGGCGTCAGCCCTGTGACGCCGGCCGACGCAAAGGGTGGGCCATTGTCGCTTCGAATGCGATCCGGCAGACCGTTTTCCTCAAACAATCGCTCAAACACCGGCCACGCCTCCTCGTCGGCCGTCGAGCCCGTCGCCTCGAGCCCCAGCAGGTAGCGGCTCAATGCATCCATCACCGTCAATGGCTCGCAGCGCCAGCCGTCACGGGTCCGGAACCAGCCCTTGTGGTCTACCGTCCACACCGCATTCGGCGCCGCAGGCTCCGGCCATGGCCCATTGCCCACAGCCCGCCAGCGCCGGCGCCGGCGTCCCACAAGACCATGCCGCTTCAGGATCTCGCCAGCTGTCGAGACTGCCGGCCAGCCACAACTGGGCTCCGCCCGCTTCAGCCGCGC
This region of Mesorhizobium sp. M2A.F.Ca.ET.046.03.2.1 genomic DNA includes:
- a CDS encoding integrase core domain-containing protein; this encodes MVWRETGIMDERLRFVVECLAGEETMTQLCAAFEISRKTGYKWLGRYRETGPEGLHDRPRAPLDHGRATAAELVERIVAEKEAHPLWGPKKIMARLKRAEPSCGWPAVSTAGEILKRHGLVGRRRRRWRAVGNGPWPEPAAPNAVWTVDHKGWFRTRDGWRCEPLTVMDALSRYLLGLEATGSTADEEAWPVFERLFEENGLPDRIRSDNGPPFASAGVTGLTPLAVRFIKLGIALERIQPGKPQQNGRHERFHLTMLPMADAPKADKAAQARAFENFRRSYNEERPHEALGMDTPAQHYRPSTRPMPKTAPEPDYPTEAAVRGVRQNGAVKWRGTEIYVSATLAGEPIAIEETEDGEWTMRFHTHPLGFIDEKHMKLVRRSAAPSRPLGAAATAS